The window TTACCCCACAGCCAGCATTAGCATCGCTGTTAGTGAAATACTGGTAGTGGTAGGGCCTATGGCAGGATGCCTCAAAAAGCATGCCTAAATCCTCAAAGTCACTTCAAACCAAATGTTATATCAACACGACTAACATAACAAGTTGCACATATAGAATATTGGATGATATTATAGAAATGTGTGTATTTCTATAACATTTCCCTTAGAATAACCAAAAATCtgaaaatacacacaaacacagcactATGTGTACATTTAGAGGGAAGCTGGTTTTTGTATTACAGTTCTACCTAGTATTCATACCACTGACAGACTATTTGAGCTGTTTTGACTGCAACTAAGCATATATGTAAGGTCATTTGGATTTGGTACCAATTATACCATAGGCGAGTATATAAGGTGCTCCATCTATGCAGGTGATCTGTCTGGTTAAAATGACTGATGTAGGTCCAACCTCCACCCTCTGACAATAGGTATAACTTAATATCATGATTCTAGAGAAACCTAGATtaaaataaaaacttgtttttagaTTTTCCCTAGAATAACTACCGGTTGGTTGTTTACCGACACTTGCACAACCATGGCGAAAAAAAACAGACGGGGTTGGCTTtgtgaggacagacgctgggagacaagaagcaagtacagggagtgactaTTTAATAAATAACCAACGTGAAACAAAacaaggacagcgtctggacagggggaacAAAATGACattagtggccaatgatttcaagtctgtgtataCAGGCAGCAGACTCtttgtgctagtgatggctatttaaagtctgatggccttgagatagaagctgtttttcagtctcttgttcCCAACTTtggtgcacctgtactgacctcgccttctggatgatagcagggtgaacaggcagtggctcaggtggttgttgtcctggcgtCAAAATGACCCCAAATGACATGTATTTTGAATAAGTCCATATTGATAAAGAAACACTGTGCCATAACTTATGGTACAgtgcggcagggtagtctagtggttagagtgttggactagtaaccgaaaggttgcaagtttgaatccccgagctgacaaggtacaaatctgttgttctgcccctgaacaggtagttaacccactgttcctaggccgtcattgaaaataagaatttgctcttaactgacttgcctagtaaaataaaggtaaaattaaaattaaatatctATTAAGAAGAAGTTGATTGACAAAGTCATGAAAAAAAATCTAAGAATTGAATAAACCACCTTTGGTCTATGACCAAAACTGTGCCTCTGGAGTCAGACTGACCCCAGTCAGCAGTCGTAACTGATGATTAACTAGCAACTTAActtaactcacacatacacaaaataaaacagaatcctattaggtggtacatgtataagaagacagcatatagtcattacaagcagtgtagtcaagccaaaaataaatattgagtggagtacagcacagagtagcaTCAGATCGTCAACCCAGTTATGAAGCCCGACTAGACCATTTATCTAGTATCGGCTGCCATATTTTGTAGAACACTGGACTTCTATTGGAGGTATTGTATCGAATCTTTTCCATATGTATTACATCCCCTAAATCCTGTAACCACATTTCAAAGGTAGGTACATGTCTCCAATTTCCAAAATTTCAATATGAGCCTTTTGGCTAATAGACgacaaagagagacagccttCCCTTCCTGGTTATTCCCATCAACTGTACCAAACGGAGAGATCAATGGGTCTGGGGCTAGAACTCTATCAAAGGCTTTAGATAAGTCATCAAAAATGAGAGGCCAGTAAGCATGTAACTTAGGACATGTCCAGAATAAGTGGGTCAACGTCCCCTCATCCTGCTTGCACctctcacacagtggtgaggtgtccgggaatattttatgcagtttcacttttgagtaatgtaacgtgtgtatcaccttaaactgtacaaggttgtgtctggcattcactgaactggggtttatattcctgagagcttctacccagtcctcatctgagatttCTGAACCAAGTTCTTGTTCCCAAGCCCTTTTAATAGTGTCAGTGGATACCTCCGTGGGCCTGCAGCACATTATACAGTCCAGAGACCTACCCTTTTGCATGGAGTTTGACAAGGATCAGGTTATCTAATGTAGGATTATTTGGCTGAATGCCAGACTGTGGGATATGTGTCCTTAAGAAATTCCTGATTtggaggtatctgaaaaaatgtgttgttggcatgttgaactttccctgtaattgttgaaatgaagctaactgaccatctatgtatagattaccaattgttgtgagccccttctccctccactgtgaAAACACCACATCATCCAATGCAGGGTGGAAAGCATGATTCAGGCAAATCGGGCTGTCAATGTATACAGTGGGTATGTTAAGAAAATACCTCATCTGTTTCCAGATCCTAAGAGTATGACAAATGACTGGATGAGAGTCATAAGTGGCTTTATTCACATATGATGGACTAAtaacaagttcagggagtgaggaACGTTGACAGGAGGCCTGCTCAATCAAAAGCCATGAAGGCATATCCTTCTGTCTCATCGCAGGTAAACTTTCCCTCCAGAAAGACACAATGTTCAGATTAGCAGCCCAATAATACAGTTTGAAGTGAGGAAGGCCAAAGCCCCCCTCTACCTTGTACTTGCATAAATGCTTCTTTGAAATTCTGGCTGCCTTGTTATCCCATAAAAGTGGAATTACTATTGAATCCAGTTTCTTAAAATAGCTTTGTGGTATGAAATTGGGTAGACATTGGAAGAGGTAAAGAAACCTGGGTAGGACAACCATTTTAATAGCGTTTATACGACCAAACATCCGAGAAGAGTTttccaaaaatctatattttgtttATTAAGCTGATAAATGTTCATGTCCCAAATCGATTTCCGTAGCTGATCAAGGTCTCTTGTCACTACAATGCAAAGGCTTGTGAACTTGTCCATCACTGTTCTAAATGGGGTAGATTGCAGAAATGGCATATTCACAGGCTGTGATATTGGCATTAATTCGCTTTTTTGCCAGTTTATCTTGTAGCCAGAGAAAGAGCTGAATGTATTTATCAAGTTAAGTAAGTGGGGAATAGAAGTTTTAGGCTTGGATAAAAAAAAGAACATTGTCTGCATATAGGGAAATTTTGTGCTGCGTGTCTTTTATTTTAACAGAAGCTATATCGGCAAATGCCCGAATGCGAGTAGCAAGGGGTTCCATGGCTATAGCGAAGAGAGCAGGCAAAATAGGGCACCCTTGTCGGCAGCCCTTGAACAGGCGGAATGACTGCGACATTTCCTGATTGGTTAGCACGGACGCCATTGGGTGTGCATAAATTATTCTTATCCAATTAATAAATTCCTTCGAAATGCTCCAGAACCGACATCATGTACTTCCACTCAATCTGATCAAACGCCTTCTCTGCGTCAAGAGCTATTCCCACTGCCTCAACTTATGATCGTCATACATTACGTTGAAAATTGTAACATACATGTCGGCCCGGGATAAAACCTGTCTGGTCAGGGTGTATGATgtcagaaatatatttttttcaatcgGTTTGCCTAAATGAAACTACTCTTGAATACTCTTACGGACAATAGTTGTTAGCCTGATAGTAAATCAACTATTTGAGCTGTTTTAGGAGTTTGAGGGAGATTCTGTTAACTTGGAAAATGAACCAAATTGAATTCGGAAATAGGGAGAGAATACATGTACTGACTAGTTGAAAAAATAATTTTTGTGGTCTTGCAGCCCATGCAACAATGTAGCATTGTTGACCGCAGAAAGATTCAGGCAGCCAGACAAAGTGTTTCATGTCTCAGTCATAAGGAAACAGGTGAAGTGGTGAGGGAGCCATTCTAATCTGGTTCATgtccatttatttatttgtatttatccgttattttgccaggtaaattgactgagaacacgttctcatttacagcaacgacctggggaatagtgacaggaggaggaggagggggatgaatgagccaatcatAGCAGATTAAAGCGCTCACATTTTCCTCAAGGGTTCAACAGattgttataaactgggtggtccgagccctgaatgctgattggctgaaagccgtggtatatcagacaatgACAAAACACATATTGTTACTGCTCTAattgttggtaaccagtttataatcgcaataaggcacctctggggtttgtggtgtatggccaaaataccatggctaagggctgtatgcaGTCCTTAGTCGTGGTgtattggccacataccacaccccctcgggccttattgcttagtTAGCCTAAGTATCTGGTCCATTATGTATGCATGTTATAAGTGATAAGCAGCGTCTAGCCGACATGGGGTCGACTCGACACCTGTGTGAATCTTAGAATCTAATCAGGTAATTGTTTTTTCTTGGTTACTAAGGGGCTTCCCAAATGAAACCCCTATTGTCCATAGTGCAcactactatgggccctggtcaaaaggggaTCGATGCACAATCTCAAGCACTTTAAAACGGGCATTAATCTCCATTGTACTCCAATCTCCAATCTCCATTAGCACACAATGTCTGCCAAAATCTACACAGCACAACGTAGAAATGTTACAAGTATCAAACTACAAGGCAGGTAAAATCAAATAGGATGTGGTGCAACATTTTGAATGCCTGACGTCATCGACATTGTTACTGCTGGAAAATATATCATATTTCACGGAACAAGGAAACAGAGATAAACAACAGAAAAGTATAGATTCAGACAGTGAATCAGTGTCCTTGAGAATTAATGGGCAGGGCTTTGGCAACTTTGCATTTATTGTTCTCCTTATCTAAAGTAAGCTGGTCAGGGCTGTTTCCTGGACAGCCGGTGTCTAAGGTGGGGAGGGTGATTTTGACACATTATATAAGACCAGGCTCACTTTCAGCTGGAGTCTCTACACAGCCAGATCAGATCAACGATAGCAAACCCAGGATAGTCAACCCAGGACAGCAGTTTCCTCTAGTATCTGGCCCACGAGACACCTCACCTTTCTGCAATATGAAGTGCCTGGTTCTGGGACTCTGCACACTGGCCTTGCTGGCATCCACCATGGCACAGGTAATGAATGTACTTATTCCTTATTCAGAAATAATAGCTGAACAAGTTTTAAACTTAaagaaaggatggagagatggggagacctGATTCAACCTAGAGTGTTTGGTGAACTCAACAATTCTGATTATAGCTAATGCAGCATGTTGAAATTTGAGGTTCAATATTTTGAGGATCATTCAATGAGTAAATGTAGTTATAGAACAGTGTTTTTAGTTGGACTGTTTATATGCTCAAAAGTGACATTAGGTCAGGGGCGTTCAACCTGTTCATGCCCAGGGACCCCAATTCAGGCCAACAGTCAAACCAGGAGCCCCTGTCATATATTTGCACCAAAATGTTTCCCCATGCAGTTTTAATAACACAAAGGTGGAAAATTGGAATGTTTAAAATGGATAGCCTAAGGGTcagtaaaaaaaaattacaactccaggtttcatttttttttaaatgcacccCCCTCCcaacataaaaaaaacaacattttcacatgaccctccccttgtactgtaaaaATAAAATTGCACACCCTTCCCCCTCATTGAATTAGCTCGAAAATAATgattatgaccaaaaataacaatACCTGTAGAGACCCTGTGTTTATAAATGTGGATGCCGACTTTGCCGACCACGCAGGGCTACGGGCCAGAACGTTGAGGGTTCACCAACCACCACAGACGAGCTCACTCCCCCTGACTGTTTCATTACACTACAATCAGAGGCGGTTGAAAATAATGATCAGCTATCAGATTTTCTAAACTTGGTGGTGCGAGCCcaggatgctgattggctgacagctgtggtatatcagaccgtatacaatgggtatgacaaaatatgTATATTTACTGCTCTCCGCGTTGCGTCgcgcttaagaacagcccttagccgtggtatattgtccatataccacaccccctcggtattgcttaattatataaaatatatgcaacaaATGTATATGCAACGAACAGCCAATAAGCAAAGCATATCTGGATACCGATTACTGACTTCGGGCGCTCAACATCATGATTTGCGTTTTCAGCACCACAATCAAAATGACTACGAATATGTCAATCTCGACAAAAACAAaatacatccctccctaccttgtaCCCACTAGCAAaggcttggcttgacaatctcCGAATGTCATTCAAAAATGTTTgggttttgtaacagatgtctctttccatacATTAAATAGCCGGTGCACCGTTTGGATGCTGGATTTATATTAGAGTGGAGAGGACGACCGTGAGCAGGTAGCCTACAGGAGACGTTTGAAGTAGCCTAACCCAATTAAAACATTGTAACTGGTTGTGTTTTTAAAAAAGTTAAACGACAAATATTTAGGCTATTTTGACGTGTTAGGTTCTAGGTGTGGGAGGAATAGCCACTCGGATcggagaggaggcagagcgcgCATTGAGTTTTCCGGAATAACTGGGCCTGCAGGGATTATATGTGGCCACATTACTTTAGGACGATTTGGGAGAATGATGATCCCCAACAGACAGAAATAAAACCAGACTGGCCTGCTGTTGTGCCTTTCTAGACCGTATAAACTGTTGAGAGTAGacccacaactgatccaaatCGAATGAAACATTCAAATCACAGAGTGTTTGCGCTGTTATTCAaattattgtttatttttttgcagtTTACAGCCTAGAGTAGAATTTTATACTCGCTTGAAAACTATTATTAattgcattgtggtgttgtagaCAAGTCTAAGTAGGATCATTTTATTGTCCCTAAACAAGACCAATAGGGAAGTTTTTTTGAGCTGCGTGTCTCATGTCTTTAATGAGCAACGACATGACACACCTGCCTCTCTGATGTTTGTCAGCTCCTCCCCTTGTTTTTGTGGATTGACATAGACAATTGTCGCCCCTTTGAATGAttttatgtgtggtatgattGTTAGTTAGACTATCAGAGATCTGGACCAACGATCCACCTACCACTATTGccactatgaatggtggatagaggtCAGGACAGACGGTGAGACTGGCAGACTATAttgacctgtggtatagtaagTGTGTGGAAAATCGTAGTGCATGCAAACAGATTAGGACATTTGGCAAGGATGCAAGAAGTAAAACCTGAAAAGTTATATTGTAATCCCCTCCAGTAATTTCGAATGGTCCCTAATTAATTTCAGTTTCAAATAGACATGGGTAAATGAATGCTTAATGAACAATTTCATCCGACAGAATTCTACAATAGGACcaacaacagaccaacagaatTCTACAATAGGACcaacaacagaccaacagaatTCTACAATAGGACcaacaacagaccaacagaatTCTACAATAGGACCAGCAACCGTCCCAACTGCCACAACCACCACCTGGCCATCCACACCAGTAATTTTCAAACTGTCCCTAATTCATTTCAGTTAATAGACACGGGTGAAATAATCCTGAATTAacatatagcctatagcctaatgtAAATACTTCAATTTCATCCAACAGAATTCTACAATAGGACCAACAACCGACCAACAGAATTCTACAATAGGACCAACAACCGACCAACAGAATTCTACAATAGGACCAACAACCGACCAACAGAATTCTACAATAGGACCAACAACCGACCAACAGAATTCTACAATAGGACCAACAACCGACCAACAGAATTCTACAATAGGACCAACAACCGACCAACAGAATTCTACAATAGGACCAACAACCGACCAACAGAATTCTACAATAGGACCAACAAATGCCACCACAACCGCCACAACCGCCACATGGTCAACCACTCTCACCACAACAGCAGGGGACAGCCATGTCTTCAGTTACTCCCTGACTCTACTGTTTGGTTTGACAGCCAGCCTGATAATACATTCACTATGGCATTGAGCGCTACATAGAGGACAAGAGTCACATTGACTGCACCTTTCTGAGAGTGTTAAAGGGTAACTTTGGGATTCTGGCAATGAGGCCCGTTATCTActttcccagagtcagatgaactcatgtaTACCAGTTTTAAGTCTCTGCGTGCGGTTTGAATAAAGTTTCTAACTTGCGCAACTGTTAACTTCCTTTTAGCTCAATGACTGCTAACGCTAGTTGTTAACTAGCGCAATTGCTAATTAGCGTTAGCGAAATGACTGGAACTTCCTGTTATTGTgttaacactagttagcattggcatTAGCATTACCGCTAACTTCgtcatacaggacacagagacataaaaatggtatccacaagttcatctgattcTGGGAAAGACGATAAAGGGCACCATTGCCAAATCCTAACGTATCCCTTTAAAAACTGAATAAGAGCGTAGGAGAATAATCTTTCTCTCAATTTGTGTGTTTTACAATGACCTGCTGGAGGTTTGTTTGTGCTCTGTGTATTTCAAAATGTAGAACTGAAACACTGGTTGATAGGGTTGCAATGCCCAAAATCGGTGTATAATAATGTTTTATAGTCAATCAAGCGGTGAGTTCCTTTGCTATGTAAACAAGTGAATTATTCATGTGATTGCCTTCGGACAAAAATAGGTCATTATACAAatggtaaatgatttaatttctcATTGTACAAATATTGAAAAATGTacccaaataaaatattttttttgtaatgcTATTTGACCGAGTGAAatatttacatatacatttatTAAAATCCCGATATTTTATCACAGTAAATAGGTTATTCAGAATTACTCTTGCTTTTAATCTTAATATTAGTTCCATTGTTCTGCTTTTCAGGGCACTTTAAGATTTGTGTATAAAAAGTGTCCACCACAAAAGTTCCTGCACAGGTGAAAATAAATGCATTCTAATTTAATATaaaggtgaagttattaattaacaATGAAAGAATTATAAAGATCCATAACATGCGATGTGACGTATCAATACAGGTACAGAAGGAGTATTCGATCAATCACATTTAgtgataaagccctttttacatcagccgatgtcacaaagtgctgtacagaaacccagcataaaacagCAAGAAaggcagatgtagaagcacgtagCTCTGAAAAAACTCCATAGAATTGctgaacctagagaggaactaggctctGATGGGTGGCCATATCTATGCCATCAATGCTAACGTTTCTTTGCTACCGGTCAACTTTACGTTTTTTAAACTTTTTAATTACCATTTATAATTGTTGTGTTTTCCCTCGCTCAACTTTTTTCATTCACCTTTTTCACCCCGGacactttatctggacatggttcgtcaggacctccaccagccgaagctaagtagtaacattaaacCTTCTAATTGTAGTCGATGTACTCATTATATACAGGAGAACAATcgccttatggtgaggatagccttgctgcaagcccagcttcaggcGCAATCGTTAGGTAAGAGTAATGCaagcgtctgtgccaccaataaGCACaaatagtagtataaatcccgtCGCACAGTCCCCACAGCCtgacaattttctcatggcttctagaaggaaatgctgtaggaatgctcaaccggtgtcgctcattcagcagacagaaactttcaaccggttctccccattattAAGCAACAAGTCGGAGTCAGAGgtcgagccttctctggtctctcctcca of the Oncorhynchus tshawytscha isolate Ot180627B linkage group LG31, Otsh_v2.0, whole genome shotgun sequence genome contains:
- the LOC112229358 gene encoding probable ATP-dependent RNA helicase ddx42, which encodes MSARDKTCLQTQDSQPRTAVSSSIWPTRHLTFLQYEVPGSGTLHTGLAGIHHGTEFYNRTNNRPTEFYNRTNNRPTEFYNRTNNRPTEFYNRTSNRPNCHNHHLAIHTKFYNRTNNRPTEFYNRTNNRPTEFYNRTNNRPTEFYNRTNNRPTEFYNRTNNRPTEFYNRTNNRPTEFYNRTNNRPTEFYNRTNKCHHNRHNRHMVNHSHHNSRGQPCLQLLPDSTVWFDSQPDNTFTMALSAT